One stretch of Burkholderia oklahomensis C6786 DNA includes these proteins:
- a CDS encoding F0F1 ATP synthase subunit epsilon produces the protein MPAELRLSIATPARVCVDGLPIVSLRAEDASGSFGIRAGHVDFVTLLRASVARWRTADGATHYAALDGGVLRVTRGARIEIACREAVLGESLAELDAIVRGVRATQLDEKRRARVDETRLHAQTMRRLLTYLRPEHSKDGMHAPLKPETLE, from the coding sequence ATGCCCGCTGAGCTGCGCCTCTCGATCGCGACGCCGGCGCGCGTGTGCGTCGACGGTCTGCCGATCGTGTCGCTGCGCGCCGAGGACGCGAGCGGTTCGTTCGGCATTCGCGCCGGCCACGTCGACTTCGTCACGCTGCTGCGCGCATCGGTCGCGCGCTGGCGCACCGCCGACGGCGCGACGCATTACGCCGCGCTCGACGGCGGCGTGCTGCGCGTGACGCGCGGCGCGCGGATCGAGATCGCGTGCCGCGAGGCGGTGCTCGGCGAGTCGCTCGCCGAACTCGACGCGATCGTGCGCGGCGTGCGCGCGACGCAGCTCGACGAGAAACGCCGCGCGCGCGTCGACGAGACGCGGCTGCACGCGCAGACGATGCGGCGGCTGCTCACATATCTGCGGCCCGAGCATTCGAAGGACGGCATGCACGCGCCGCTCAAGCCGGAGACGCTCGAATGA
- a CDS encoding AtpZ/AtpI family protein: protein MSAARAFEGRHARAAQAGDARMTKPPAPDAKRDGEPGARRAARSDAQPAARPDAHGPAADRVEQAARTAARRAARGVRDPEPSLGRRLAQIGVLGWTILAPTLAALALGRWLDRVFASRVFFSAPLLMLGAALGFWLAWRWMKDQQDGDRDD from the coding sequence ATATCTGCGGCCCGAGCATTCGAAGGACGGCATGCACGCGCCGCTCAAGCCGGAGACGCTCGAATGACGAAGCCGCCCGCGCCCGACGCGAAGCGCGACGGCGAGCCCGGCGCACGGCGCGCGGCCCGATCCGACGCGCAGCCGGCCGCGCGGCCCGACGCGCACGGCCCGGCCGCCGACCGCGTCGAGCAGGCGGCGCGCACGGCCGCGCGGCGGGCGGCGCGCGGCGTGCGCGATCCGGAGCCGTCGCTCGGCAGGCGCCTCGCGCAGATCGGCGTGCTCGGCTGGACGATCCTCGCGCCGACGCTCGCCGCGCTCGCGCTCGGCCGCTGGCTCGATCGCGTGTTCGCGTCGCGCGTGTTCTTCTCCGCGCCGCTCTTGATGCTCGGCGCGGCGCTCGGCTTCTGGCTCGCATGGCGCTGGATGAAGGATCAACAAGACGGAGATCGCGATGACTGA